In the Camelus bactrianus isolate YW-2024 breed Bactrian camel chromosome 17, ASM4877302v1, whole genome shotgun sequence genome, one interval contains:
- the TMIE gene encoding transmembrane inner ear expressed protein, whose product MAGQLWALGGAALGVCLAAVAGQLVEPSTAPPKPKPPPLTKETVVFWDMRLWHVVGIFSLFVLSIIITLCCVFNCRVPRTRKEIEARYLQRKAAKMYTDKLETVPPLNELTEVPGEDKKKKKKDSVDTVAIKVEEDEKNEAKKKKGEK is encoded by the exons ATGGCGGGGCAGCTCTGGGCGCTGGGCGGCGCCGCGCTGGGGGTCTGCCTCGCTGCGGTCGCCGGGCAGCTGGTGGAG CCCAGCACGGCTCCGCCCAAGCCCAAGCCACCCCCACTGACCAAGGAGACGGTGGTGTTCTGGGACATGCGACTGTGGCACGTGGTTGGCATCTTCTCGCTCTTCGTGTTGTCCATCA TTATCACTCTTTGCTGTGTCTTCAACTGCCGTGTGCCACGGACCCGGAAGGAGATTGAAGCCCGGTACCTGCAGCGAAAGGCAGCCAAGATGTACACAGACAAACTGGAGACTGTGCCACCCCTCAACGAGCTCACGGAAGTCCCCGGAG AggataagaagaagaagaagaaagacagtGTGGATACAGTGGCCATCAAGGTAGAGGAGGATGAGAAGAATGAggccaagaaaaagaaaggagagaaatga